In a single window of the Natronosalvus caseinilyticus genome:
- a CDS encoding archease, which yields MSYELRAHTADVAVAASGDTLEATVAAVADGLAAASCDEIPGTGAGAGESDDRFTLEVRAESREALLFEYLDELIYLRDVRLELPVDNRVQTLERIEEDAGDENAGDESQSEGTDDEGALEVPVSGDGHADRWRLAADAHGIPLSTIDAREVKAVTYSEMRLEDVDGGWEAYVVFDV from the coding sequence ATGAGCTACGAGCTTCGCGCGCACACCGCGGACGTCGCCGTCGCCGCGAGCGGCGACACCCTCGAGGCGACCGTCGCCGCCGTTGCCGACGGGCTGGCGGCGGCCTCGTGCGACGAGATTCCCGGCACCGGCGCGGGTGCTGGCGAGAGCGACGACCGCTTCACACTCGAGGTGCGCGCCGAGAGCCGCGAGGCCCTCCTCTTCGAGTACCTGGACGAACTCATCTACCTCCGGGACGTCCGCCTCGAGTTGCCGGTCGACAACCGCGTTCAGACGCTCGAGCGAATCGAGGAGGATGCGGGGGACGAGAATGCAGGAGACGAGAGCCAGAGTGAGGGCACGGACGACGAGGGTGCACTCGAGGTACCAGTCAGCGGGGACGGACACGCCGACCGCTGGCGACTCGCAGCCGACGCTCACGGGATTCCGCTGTCGACGATTGACGCCAGAGAGGTCAAAGCCGTCACCTACTCCGAGATGCGCCTCGAGGACGTCGACGGCGGCTGGGAGGCATACGTCGTCTTCGACGTCTGA
- a CDS encoding LeuA family protein — translation MQCRHQTTPALRPLRAVEFFQGTLDSTDEIATARVFDTTLRDGEQSPGTSFSYDDKREIARILDEMETHVIEAGFPVNSEAEFEAVSDIASSTRTTTCGLARVVDKDVEAALDSGVEMVHVFVSTSDVQIEDSMHSSREAVVERAIDAVERVTEAGAICMFSPMDATRTDEPFLLEVIEAVTEAGTDWINVPDTCGVATPRRFYDLIETVTDHTDARIDVHTHDDFGLATANALAGIEAGADQAQVSVNSIGERAGNAAYEEFVMAVESVYQADTGIDTTRITELSQVVADRSGVPVPSNKPVVGANAFSHESGIHAAGVIENADTFEPGVMTPEMVGARRRLVLGKHTGTHSVRERLVETGFDPTETEVRAVTRRVKDYGAEKRRVTVSDLERFAEAEGVARLPEREREEVQA, via the coding sequence ATACAATGTCGACACCAAACGACACCGGCTCTGAGACCCCTCAGGGCGGTCGAGTTCTTCCAGGGCACGTTAGATTCTACTGACGAAATCGCAACCGCACGCGTTTTCGACACGACCCTGCGCGATGGCGAACAGTCCCCAGGCACCTCGTTCTCGTACGATGACAAGCGCGAGATTGCGCGAATCCTGGACGAAATGGAAACCCACGTCATCGAAGCAGGCTTCCCCGTCAACTCCGAGGCCGAGTTTGAAGCCGTCAGTGACATCGCGTCCTCGACGCGGACGACGACCTGCGGACTGGCCCGCGTCGTCGACAAAGACGTCGAGGCGGCGCTGGATTCCGGCGTCGAGATGGTCCACGTCTTCGTCTCCACGAGTGACGTCCAGATCGAGGACTCGATGCACTCGAGTCGCGAGGCCGTCGTCGAGCGCGCCATCGACGCCGTCGAGCGCGTCACCGAGGCGGGCGCGATCTGCATGTTCTCGCCGATGGACGCCACCCGGACCGACGAGCCGTTCCTGCTCGAGGTCATCGAGGCCGTCACCGAGGCGGGAACCGACTGGATCAACGTCCCCGACACGTGCGGGGTCGCGACCCCGCGACGGTTCTACGACCTGATCGAGACGGTCACCGATCACACCGACGCGCGCATCGACGTCCACACCCACGACGACTTCGGATTGGCGACGGCGAACGCGCTGGCGGGGATCGAGGCCGGCGCCGACCAGGCGCAGGTATCGGTCAACTCGATCGGCGAGCGCGCCGGCAACGCCGCCTACGAGGAGTTCGTGATGGCCGTCGAGTCGGTCTATCAGGCCGACACGGGCATCGACACGACGCGGATCACCGAACTCTCCCAGGTCGTCGCCGATCGAAGCGGCGTCCCGGTCCCCTCGAACAAGCCGGTCGTGGGCGCGAACGCCTTCTCCCACGAGAGCGGTATCCACGCCGCCGGCGTCATCGAGAACGCCGACACCTTCGAACCCGGCGTCATGACCCCGGAGATGGTCGGCGCCCGGCGCCGACTCGTCCTGGGGAAACACACGGGAACCCACTCGGTCCGCGAACGACTGGTCGAGACGGGCTTCGACCCGACTGAGACTGAGGTACGTGCCGTGACCCGCCGTGTCAAGGACTACGGCGCCGAGAAGCGTCGCGTCACCGTTTCGGATCTCGAGCGATTCGCCGAAGCGGAAGGCGTCGCTCGGCTCCCCGAGCGGGAGCGAGAGGAGGTGCAGGCGTAA
- a CDS encoding DoxX family protein, whose translation MLDGRRLRNRIAASWIAGVGLIWLSTSATAHEEYVVDEEREASALEFLADGLGDPAVLGPLFAGLIGVGLAMVLYLRIRPVPNDVAAFRTAMREYTEFVPWLLRISFGIPLVGAGFAGYFISPAVTLDARLLQVALGFLLLFGLATRLVAIVTLTAYLLGLLVWPTLLLQLEFVGGLLAITLVGSGRPSADHVLQRVAGGPGTEYGRIDRVHDVAQAFQSRIEPYEVYAPTIARVGLGLTFITLGVGQKLLRPGIALAVVDRYDLTSVVPVPAELWVLGAGFTEAALGLALVVGLFTRASAAVAIAMFSLTLFALPDDPVLAHVSLFGMASVLLITGAGPYAVDNRLEAVETRVEETVSSPADRPDAGESRQAR comes from the coding sequence ATGCTCGACGGTCGACGACTTCGCAACCGAATAGCCGCCTCGTGGATCGCTGGAGTAGGTCTGATCTGGCTTTCGACGTCCGCGACCGCCCACGAGGAGTACGTCGTCGACGAAGAGCGAGAGGCGTCGGCCCTCGAGTTCCTCGCGGACGGACTCGGCGATCCTGCCGTCCTCGGCCCGCTGTTCGCTGGCCTCATCGGCGTCGGTCTCGCCATGGTGCTCTACCTGCGGATTCGTCCCGTTCCGAACGACGTCGCCGCCTTCCGAACGGCCATGCGAGAGTACACCGAGTTCGTCCCCTGGTTGCTCCGGATCTCGTTCGGCATCCCGCTGGTCGGGGCGGGCTTCGCCGGCTACTTCATCAGCCCCGCAGTCACGCTCGACGCCCGTCTGCTCCAGGTGGCTCTGGGCTTTCTGCTCCTGTTCGGCCTCGCTACCCGCCTCGTCGCTATCGTGACCCTGACTGCGTACCTCCTCGGACTGCTCGTCTGGCCGACGCTCCTGTTGCAACTCGAGTTCGTCGGTGGGCTGCTGGCCATCACCCTCGTCGGGAGCGGCCGGCCGAGCGCGGACCACGTCCTCCAGCGCGTCGCCGGCGGCCCGGGGACCGAGTACGGCCGAATCGATCGGGTTCACGACGTGGCCCAGGCGTTCCAGTCGCGAATCGAGCCCTACGAGGTGTACGCTCCGACGATCGCCCGCGTCGGCCTCGGGTTGACGTTCATCACCCTCGGCGTCGGCCAGAAACTCCTTCGCCCCGGCATCGCCCTCGCGGTGGTCGACCGGTACGACCTGACGAGCGTCGTGCCCGTGCCGGCCGAACTGTGGGTGCTCGGGGCCGGGTTCACCGAGGCGGCCCTCGGTCTCGCGCTCGTCGTCGGGTTGTTCACCCGCGCAAGCGCCGCCGTCGCCATCGCCATGTTCTCGCTGACGCTATTCGCCTTGCCCGACGACCCCGTGCTGGCGCACGTCTCGCTGTTCGGGATGGCCTCGGTGTTGCTCATCACCGGCGCGGGTCCCTACGCCGTCGACAACCGGCTCGAAGCCGTCGAGACGAGGGTCGAAGAAACGGTCTCGTCACCAGCCGATCGACCGGACGCCGGCGAGTCTCGGCAGGCGCGGTAA
- a CDS encoding GNAT family N-acetyltransferase → MSVNIDSRVVEPGSDEFVDSAWELKETISQAEGVLKQRRNFFVDAYRRSTVHCYVRNGTELVGFAAVRRDGYILFLAVSPDCRGEGIGKRLVAQVAEDHRSITCHARTTNENALQFYEHLGFEIKRRIDNYYEDGGDAYYLKLGSSAGLSDRISELIRR, encoded by the coding sequence GTGAGCGTCAACATCGACAGTCGCGTCGTCGAACCCGGTAGCGACGAGTTCGTCGACTCGGCCTGGGAGCTCAAGGAGACGATCAGCCAGGCTGAGGGGGTGCTCAAACAGCGACGCAACTTCTTCGTCGACGCCTACCGGCGCTCGACGGTCCACTGCTACGTCCGAAACGGGACGGAACTCGTCGGGTTCGCCGCGGTTCGACGCGACGGCTACATCCTCTTTCTGGCCGTCTCGCCCGACTGTCGGGGCGAGGGCATCGGCAAACGCCTCGTCGCCCAGGTCGCCGAGGACCACCGCTCGATCACCTGCCACGCCCGTACGACCAACGAGAACGCCCTCCAGTTCTACGAACATCTCGGCTTCGAGATCAAGCGCCGCATCGACAACTACTACGAGGACGGTGGCGATGCCTACTACCTCAAACTCGGCTCGAGCGCCGGGCTCTCGGATCGAATTTCGGAATTGATTCGTCGCTGA
- the bcp gene encoding thioredoxin-dependent thiol peroxidase, producing the protein MLEAGDDAPDFALPNQHGETVRLDDFEGQHLIVYFYPRANTEGCTVEACEFRDARPALETENAAVVGISDDPVSDLADFADDYDLEFDLLSDEDGSVSAAYDSYGEKQMFGNTFDGVFRNTFVVGPDGTIEAVFEGVTPEGHADEVLNVLE; encoded by the coding sequence ATGCTCGAGGCTGGCGACGACGCACCCGACTTTGCACTGCCGAACCAGCACGGCGAGACGGTTCGCCTGGACGACTTCGAGGGCCAGCACCTGATCGTCTACTTCTACCCCCGGGCGAACACCGAGGGCTGTACGGTCGAGGCCTGTGAGTTCCGCGACGCGCGCCCCGCTCTCGAGACCGAGAACGCGGCCGTCGTCGGGATCAGCGACGACCCCGTCTCGGATCTCGCGGACTTCGCAGACGACTACGACCTCGAGTTCGACCTCCTCTCCGACGAGGACGGCTCCGTGTCGGCCGCGTACGACTCCTACGGCGAGAAGCAGATGTTCGGGAACACGTTCGACGGCGTCTTCCGGAACACCTTCGTCGTCGGTCCGGACGGCACCATCGAGGCGGTGTTCGAGGGCGTCACCCCCGAGGGACACGCCGACGAAGTGCTGAACGTTCTCGAGTGA
- the priS gene encoding DNA primase small subunit PriS, with translation MEERTRAYLRGRFRDHYRRTEITLPPEANEREWGYIPWTEGPKTTMVRHRSLLELGSLEDFLERERPQHVYFSVGRYRDPGANSMSAKDWRSSDLVFDLDADHLPSVTLGEDSYAEMLEKCKDALFRLLDFLEDDFAFEDLEVVFSGGRGYHVHVRDECVQQLESDHRREIVDYVRGIGLEYDALIETETVAGLGRKTPTQRRHLSIDGGWGRRTHRRFMNYVDDLLDLEEDAALERLQSFDGIGEGKAQATLNAARNNRAELEAGNVTVHTAVSQLAERFAGRAVEADNAPIDEPVTTDTNRLIRLPRSLHGGSALETRRIDRDDLTDFDPLVDAVPETFRGHEIAVDVNRGGEVELGGDIFTVQEGDQSLPEYVAMFLMARGRAEKEKE, from the coding sequence ATGGAGGAGCGCACGCGGGCCTATCTTCGGGGGCGATTTCGGGACCACTACCGACGGACGGAGATCACTCTGCCCCCGGAGGCGAACGAACGCGAGTGGGGGTACATCCCCTGGACGGAAGGCCCCAAGACCACGATGGTTCGCCACCGCTCGCTCCTCGAACTCGGCTCGCTCGAGGACTTCCTCGAGCGCGAGCGCCCCCAGCACGTCTACTTCTCGGTCGGGCGCTACCGCGACCCCGGCGCGAACTCGATGAGCGCCAAGGACTGGCGCTCCTCGGATCTGGTCTTCGACCTCGACGCCGATCACCTGCCGAGCGTGACCCTCGGGGAGGACTCCTACGCCGAAATGCTCGAGAAGTGCAAGGACGCCCTGTTTCGCCTGCTCGACTTCCTCGAGGACGACTTCGCCTTCGAGGACCTCGAGGTCGTCTTCTCGGGCGGGCGGGGCTACCACGTTCACGTCCGCGACGAGTGCGTTCAACAGTTAGAGAGCGACCACCGGCGCGAGATCGTCGACTACGTTCGCGGGATCGGCCTCGAGTACGACGCGCTGATTGAGACCGAGACCGTCGCCGGACTGGGGCGCAAGACGCCCACGCAGCGCCGACACCTCTCGATCGACGGCGGCTGGGGCCGACGCACCCACCGGCGGTTCATGAACTACGTCGACGACCTGCTCGACCTCGAGGAAGACGCCGCCCTCGAGAGACTGCAGTCGTTCGACGGCATCGGCGAGGGGAAAGCTCAGGCGACGCTCAACGCCGCCCGGAACAACCGCGCTGAACTCGAGGCGGGGAACGTGACGGTCCACACGGCGGTCTCCCAGCTCGCCGAGCGCTTCGCCGGGCGGGCCGTCGAGGCCGACAACGCGCCGATCGACGAACCGGTCACGACCGACACGAACCGACTCATTCGGCTCCCGAGGAGCCTCCACGGTGGCAGCGCGCTCGAGACGCGACGAATCGACAGGGACGACCTGACGGATTTCGACCCGCTGGTCGACGCCGTCCCCGAGACGTTCCGGGGCCACGAGATCGCCGTCGACGTGAACCGCGGCGGCGAGGTCGAACTGGGGGGCGATATCTTTACAGTCCAGGAGGGTGACCAGTCACTACCGGAGTACGTCGCCATGTTTCTCATGGCGCGTGGCCGCGCTGAAAAGGAGAAAGAATGA